One Bradysia coprophila strain Holo2 unplaced genomic scaffold, BU_Bcop_v1 contig_476, whole genome shotgun sequence genomic region harbors:
- the LOC119082722 gene encoding teneurin-m isoform X4, whose protein sequence is MYYAIDSSEGCLLDGVPPSAPPDVPPRNPTMSRMNGRLTGNPSDLGADFEPSCLVRTPSGNVYIPSGNLNINKGSPIDYKSGSACSTPTKDTLKSYDRNYTGPVLPPRSAMCGAPSHYSAPLNFRKGLAAKCTWKCTAIVVILLSVVLLSVLIFVAGSNVLRFSYESNPCNVLVDEGSEISAAKSTIAETDKSASIRPKPAATSSTSASQSSPSSSSTLSTTSQSTGGARTFPARSFPPDGTTFQQIALGQKKLSKQIPPYSYWNIQFYQSEPAYVKFDYNIPRGASIGVYARRNALPTHTQYHFKEVLSGFNARPTRSSTHQPSVSREVTRYMEPGHWFVSLYNDDGDEQEVTFYASVAADMTQNCPNGCSGNGQCLLGHCQCNPGFGGDDCSESVCPVLCSQHGEYINGECQCNPGWKGKECSLRHDECEVPDCNGHGHCVSGKCQCVRGYKGKFCEEVDCPHPTCSGHGFCADGACICKKGWKGLDCATMDQDALQCLPDCTGHGTFDLDTQTCNCEPKWSGDDCSKELCDLDCGQHGRCVGESCQCDVGWGGEYCNTKLCDTRCNEHGQCKNGTCLCVTGWNGKHCTMEGCPSGCSNHGQCRVSGDGLWECRCYDGWDGTDCAVALEQNCGDNKDNDKDGLVDCEDPECCLNHVCRTSQLCVSAPKPIDVLLRKQPPAITASFFERMKFLIDEGSLQNYAKLETFNESVFWNYFNASRSAVIRGRVVTTLNMGLVGVRVSTTTPLEGFTITRDDGWFDLMVNGGGAVTLQFGRSPFRPQSIIVQVPWNEVVIIDTVIMSSSEDKSLALAPHTCFSHDYDLMKPVVLASWKHGFQGACPDRSAILAESQVVQESLQIPGTGLNLVYHSSRAAGYLSTIKLQLTPEVVPLSLALIHLRITIEGILFERTFEADPGIKFTYAWNRLNIYRQRVYGVTTAVVKVGYQYSDCKDIIWDVQTTKLSGHDMTISEVGGWNLDVHHRYNFHEGILQKGDGSNIYLKHKPRVILTTMGDGHQRPLECTDCDGIAAKQRLLAPVALAAGPDGSLYVGDFNYIRRIMTDGTVKTVVMLNATRVSYRYHMALSPLDGTIYISDPESHQIIKVKNHNDFSDPERNWEPIVGSGERCLPGDEAHCGDGALARDAKLAYPKGIAVSSDNTLYFADGTNIRMVDRDGIVTTLIGNHMHKSHWKPVPCEGTLKLEEMHLRWPTELAVNPLDDTLHIIDDHMILRMAPDGRVRVIAGRPLHCATASTSYDSDLAAHATLVRPQSISFGPMGDLYVAESDSQRINRIRVIGTDGKVTSFAGAESKCNCLERGCDCYEADHYLAISAKFNTISALAVTPDGHVHIADQANYRIRSVMSSIPEASLSREYEIFAPDSQEIYVFNRFGQHIATKNIMTGETSYLFTYNVNTSNGKLSTVTDAAGNKVFLLRDYTSQVNSIENTKGQKCKLRMTRMKMLHELSTPDNYNVTFEYHGPTGLLKTKLDSTGRSYVYNYDEFGRLTSAVTPTGRVIDLSFDLSVKGAMIKVTENSQKEISMLIQGSSVVVRNGQAETRTTVQADGGTTSVTPWGHSVGMEAIPYSLLSEIDPLLGESYPVPAKQRVEIGGDLANRFEWRYFLRRQQQGKGKGQRPVTSVGRKLRINGENVLTLEYERETQSVVIFVEEKVELLNVTYDRTARPVSFKPQSGEYAEVDLEYDRFGRLTSWKWGTLKEDYTFDRSGRLNEIKYGDGSSIVYSFKDSVTSLPLKVTTPRRSDYLLQYDDAGALQSLTTPRGHIHSFSLQTSLGFFKYQYFSPINRHPFEILYNDEGQILAKIHPHQSGKVAYVYDAAGRLETILAGLSSTHYTYQESTSLIKAVEVMEPGFELRREFKYHAGILKDEKLKFGSKSSLASAQFKYQYDGNARLNGIEMDIDEKDLPILRYKYSQNLGVLEGVSDLKIMRNAANRTVVQDASKQFFAISDFDEHGRVKSVLINIKTMDVFRLELDYDLRNRIKTYKTTIGRQTSVDKVNYNADGHVMEVVGTNNWKYVPDENGNIVGILAHGDKTNLGYDTGDRVIHIGDVEFNSYDARGYVVRRGEQKYRYNNRRQLIHAFERDKFQTWYFYDDRARLVAWYDEKGNVTQYYYANPMTPDLVSHVHFPKIGRTYRFLYDERDLLVAIETADQRFYVATDQNGSPLAFFDVSGNIVKEVRRTPFGRIIKDTNPDFFIPIDFHGGILDPHTQLIYTEKRLYDATVGQWMTPLWEPLMAMNFPTDVFIYRFHNNDPINNKGAMRYMTDLDSWLKLFGYDLKKMQGSKYTKDRVYVPQATIISSLLAPDFGVMSGLQCIVEKIDEKFSDFGFVPKPLLKMEPKTRNLLPRVAYRRGVFGEGVLISRISGRALVSVVDGSNSVVQDVVSSVFNNSFFLDLHFSIHDQDVFYFVKDNVLKLRDDTEELKRLGGMFNISTHEIADHGASGGKELRLHGPDAVVIVKYGVDPDQERHRILKHAHKRAVERAWELEKQLVGAGFQGRGDWSEEEKEELISHGDVDGWIGIDIHSIHKYPQLADDPGNVAFQRDSKRKRRKSGGVHRTHRHQS, encoded by the exons ATATAAACAAAGGATCACCGATCGACTACAAAAGTGGATCGGCCTGTTCGACGCCCACGAAAGACACACTAAAAAGTTACGATAGAAATTATACGGGACCGGTGCTACCGCCACGCAGTGCAATGTGTGGAGCACCATCCCATTATTCAGCGCCGCTGAACTTCCGGAAAGGGTTAGCCGCAAAATGTACATGGAAATGCACGGCCATTGTAGTAATCCTGCTGAGCGTGGTGCTGTTGTCTGTGCTTATCTTTGTTGCAG GCTCCAACGTCCTCCGATTTTCATACGAATCAAACCCATGCAATGTTCTAGTCGATGAAGGCTCTGAAATATCAGCCGCTAAAAGTACCATAGCCGAAACGGATAAATCAGCATCAATACGACCGAAACCAGCTGCAACATCATCAACGTCCGCTTCCCAATCATCGCCATCGTCCTCGTCGACACTGTCAACGACCAGTCAATCCACTGGAG GAGCTCGAACATTCCCAGCACGTAGTTTTCCACCAGATGGAACAACATTTCAGCAAATCGCATTGGGTCAAAAGAAACTGTCAAAGCAAATACCACCCTACAGTTACTGGAACATACAGTTTTATCAATCGGAACCAGCTTATGTGAAATTTGACTATAATATCCCGAGGGGAGCATCGATTGGTGTGTATGCCAGACGAAATGCACTGCCCACCCATACCCAGTACCATTTCAAAGAGGTTTTAAGTGGTTTCAATGCGAGACCGACCAGATCATCGACACAT CAACCATCGGTTAGTCGAGAAGTGACCAGATACATGGAACCAGGACATTGGTTTGTTTCATTGTACAACGATGATGGTGATGAACAAGAGGTCACTTTTTATGCATCTGTTGCTGCTGATATGACACAAAATTGTCCGAACGGTTGTTCGGGTAACGGTCAATGTTTGTTGGGACATTGTCAGTGCAATCCGGGATTCGGTGGAGATGATTGCAGTGAAA GTGTTTGTCCTGTTCTCTGTTCGCAACACGGCGAGTACATAAATGGTGAATGTCAATGCAATCCCGGCTGGAAGGGGAAAGAGTGCTCATTACGACATGACGAATGTGAAGTACCAGACTGCAACGGTCACGGTCACTGCGTTAGTGGAAAATGTCAATGTGTACGGGGATATAAGGGAAAATTCTGTGAAGAAg TTGATTGTCCACACCCCACTTGTTCTGGTCACGGTTTCTGTGCCGATGGTGCATGCATATGCAAGAAAGGCTGGAAGGGATTAGACTGCGCTACAATGGACCAAGATGCATTACAATGTTTACCAGACTGTACCGGTCATGGTACATTCGATTTGGATACCCAAACTTGTAATTGCGAGCCGAAATGGAGCGGTGATGATTGTTCGAAAG AATTATGCGATCTCGATTGCGGGCAACATGGTCGATGTGTAGGCGAATCGTGTCAGTGTGATGTTGGATGGGGTGGCGAATATTGCAACACAAAACTATGTGACACCCGGTGCAATGAACATGGACAGTGTAAGAATGGTACATGTCTGTGTGTCACCGGCTGGAATGGAAAACATTGTACGATGGAAGGTTGTCCATCGGGATGTTCGAATCATGGCCAATGCCGTGTTAGCGGTGACGGATTGTGGGAATGTAGATGTTATGATGGTTGGGACGGCACGGACTGTGCCGTGGCATTGGAACAGAATTGTGGTGATAATAAAGATAATGACAAAG ACGGGTTAGTCGATTGTGAGGACCCGGAATGTTGTCTGAACCATGTATGCCGTACCAGCCAATTGTGTGTAAGTGCACCGAAGCCCATTGATGTGCTGCTGCGAAAACAACCACCTGCAATAACCGCTTCGTTCTTTGAACGAATGAAATTCCTGATTGACGAAGGAAGTCTGCAGAATTACGCAAAATTGGAAACGTTTAATGAGAG CgtattttggaattatttcaatGCAAG CCGGTCGGCAGTGATCCGCGGTCGTGTCGTTACCACACTCAACATGGGCCTGGTCGGAGTTCGCGTTTCCACAACGACACCATTGGAAGGCTTTACAATAACACGTGACGACGGATGGTTCGATCTTATGGTCAACGGTGGTGGCGCGGTCACATTACAATTCGGTCGTTCACCATTTCGACCACAGTCGATCATCGTTCAAGTACCGTGGAACGAGGTTGTTATCATCGACACTGTAATTATGTCCTCGTCGGAAGATAAATCGTTGGCATTGGCACCGCATACATGTTTCTCGCACGATTACGATTTGATGAAAccggttgtgttggcttcgtGGAAACATGGCTTCCAAGGTGCCTGTCCAGATCGTAGTGCCATTTTGGCGGAATCACAAGTCGTTCAAGAATCACTTCAGATACCTGGCACTGGTCTCAACTTGGTATATCATAGTTCGCGGGCAGCTGGTTATTTGTCCACAATTAAGTTACAATTAACACCGGAAGTGGTTCCTCTATCTCTGGCATTGATTCACTTGCGAATTACGATTGAAGGCATTCTTTTCGAGCGAACATTTGAAGCAGATCCGGGTATTAAGTTCACTTATGCTTGGAATCGCTTGAACATCTACCGTCAAAGGGTATACGGAGTAACCACGGCTGTTGTAAAAGTTGGTTACCAATACAGCGACTGCAAGGACATTATTTGGGATGTACAAACCACGAAACTAAGTGGACACGACATGACTATATCTGAAGTGGGCGGTTGGAATCTGGATGTTCATCATCGCTACAATTTCCACGAAGGAATTCTTCAGAAAGGCGATGGATCCAACATCTATCTGAAGCACAAGCCACGAGTTATTTTAACAACAATGGGTGATGGTCATCAACGTCCACTTGAATGTACCGATTGCGATGGAATCGCGGCTAAACAAAGACTGCTTGCTCCAGTTGCACTCGCTGCTGGTCCCGATGGTAGTTTATATGTTGGAGACTTCAATTACATCCGTCGTATTATGACTGACGGCACCGTTAAGACTGTTGTTATGTTGAATGCGACACGAGTATCTTACCGTTATCACATGGCACTAAGTCCACTGGATGGAACTATCTACATCTCCGATCCGGAATCCCATCAAATTATCAAGGTGAAGAATCATAACGACTTCTCTGATCCGGAACGGAACTGGGAACCAATTG TTGGCTCCGGTGAACGTTGCTTGCCAGGTGATGAAGCTCATTGTGGTGACGGAGCGTTGGCTAGGGATGCCAAACTAGCATATCCAAAAGGCATTGCTGTCTCATCCGATAACACATTATACTTCGCTGACGGTACAAACATTCGAATGGTCGATCGTGACGGCATTGTTACGACATTGATTGGCAATCACATGCACAAATCACATTGGAAACCAGTTCCATGTGAGGGAACGTTGAAGCTCGAAGAAATGCACCTACGTTGGCCAACCGAATTGGCTGTTAATCCACTGGACGATACCCTGCACATCATTGACGATCATATGATATTGCGAATGGCACCCGATGGCAGAGTTCGTGTTATCGCTGGCCGTCCGTTGCATTGTGCCACAGCTAGTACAAGTTATGATAGTGACTTAGCAGCTCATGCCACACTTGTTCGACCTCAGAGCATTAGTTTCGGTCCGATGGGTGACTTATACGTTGCTGAAAGTGATTCGCAGCGAATCAATCGCATTCGAGTTATTGGAACCGATGGAAAAGTGACGTCGTTTGCTGGTGCCGAATCGAAATGTAATTGCCTGGAAAGAGGTTGTGACTGCTACGAAGCAGATCATTATCTGGCAATCAGCGCCAAGTTTAACACGATATCAGCATTGGCTGTAACACCAGATGGACATGTACACATTGCTGATCAAGCCAACTACCGCATCCGTAGTGTAATGTCAAGCATACCAGAAGCGTCTTTGTCTCGTGAATACGAAATCTTCGCTCCAGATAGTCAAGAGATCTACGTGTTCAACCGATTCGGTCAGCATATTGCCACCAAGAACATCATGACTGGCGAAACGAGCTACTTGTTCACCTACAATGTGAACACATCGAATGGTAAATTGAGTACCGTAACCGATGCTGCCGGCAACAAAGTATTCCTGTTGAGAGACTACACATCGCAGGTgaattcgattgaaaatacGAAAGGACAAAAGTGTAAACTGCGTATGACCCGGATGAAAATGCTCCACGAGCTCAGCACACCGGACAATTACAATGTTACGTTCGAATATCACGGACCAACCGGATTGTTGAAAACCAAATTGGACTCAACCGGTAGATCTTATGTGTACAATTACGACGAATTTGGTCGTCTTACATCGGCAGTGACTCCAACCGGTCGCGTCATCGATTTATCCTTCGATCTGAGCGTAAAGGGTGCAATGATCAAAGTGACTGAGAATTCGCAGAAGGAAATTTCGATGTTGATCCAAGGATCGAGTGTCGTGGTTCGCAATGGTCAAGCTGAAACCAGAACTACCGTACAAGCCGACGGTGGCACTACTAGTGTTACGCCATGGGGTCATTCTGTCGGTATGGAAGCGATCCCCTACAGTTTGCTGTCGGAAATCGATCCATTACTCGGAGAAAGTTATCCGGTTCCTGCTAAGCAACGCGTTGAAATTGGCGGTGACCTGGCCAATCGTTTCGAATGGAGATACTTCTTGCGACGACAGCAACAAGGAAAAGGTAAAGGTCAACGACCGGTCACATCGGTCGGCCGTAAATTGCGTATCAACGGTGAAAATGTGCTGACATTGGAATATGAACGTGAGACTCAATCGGTGGTCATATTTGTGGAAGAGAAAGTTGAACTTCTCAATGTCACATACGACCGAACTGCCCGGCCGGTATCGTTTAAGCCTCAATCCGGTGAATATGCTGAGGTCGATTTGGAATACGATCGTTTCGGTCGACTGACATCGTGGAAATGGGGAACACTCAAAGAAGACTACACCTTCGATCGCAGTGGTCGTTTGAACGAGATCAAATATGGTGATGGCTCGTCCATCGTTTATTCGTTCAAGGACAGTGTGACCAGTTTGCCATTGAAGGTGACCACACCACGACGAAGCGATTACTTGCTGCAGTATGATGATGCTGGTGCTTTGCAGTCGCTAACCACGCCACGAGGACACATTCACTCGTTCTCGTTGCAAACGTCGCTCGGTTTCTTCAAGTACCAATACTTCTCACCGATCAATCGCCATCCATTCGAAATACTGTACAACGATGAAGGACAAATTCTCGCTAAGATCCATCCACATCAATCCGGTAAGGTGGCCTATGTGTATGATGCAGCTGGTCGCCTGGAAACCATTTTGGCTGGACTATCATCAACGCATTACACGTACCAGGAAAGCACCAGTTTGATAAAGGCAGTCGAAGTTATGGAACCCGGTTTCGAGCTACGACGTGAATTCAAGTATCATGCGGGAATATTGAAGGATGAAAAGCTCAAGTTCGGATCGAAGAGCTCTCTGGCATCGGCACAATTCAAATACCAGTACGATGGCAACGCTCGTTTGAATGGCATCGAAATGGACATTGACGAAAAGGATTTGCCCATATTGCGGTACAAGTACAGCCAGAACTTGGGCGTACTGGAAGGAGTCAGCGatttgaaaataatgcgaAACGCTGCCAATCGAACCGTTGTTCAGGACGCATCGAAGCAATTTTTCGCCATTTCCGATTTTGATGAGCACGGTCGCGTCAAAAGTGTTCTGATCAACATCAAGACGATGGACGTGTTCCGGTTGGAATTGGATTACGATTTGAGGAATCGCATCAAAACCTACAAAACGACCATTGGACGGCAAACGTCCGTTGATAAAGTCAATTACAATGCGGATGGACATGTAATGGAAGTGGTCGGAACGAACAATTGGAAATACGTTCCCGATGAGAATGGCAACATTGTGGGAATCCTTGCTCACGGCGACAAGACCAATTTGGGATACGACACCGGTGACCGGGTCATTCACATTGGTGATGTTGAGTTCAACAGTTATGATGCTCGCGGTTATGTGGTACGACGAGGTGAACAGAAGTACCGTTACAACAATCGCAGACAACTGATTCACGCCTTCGAACGGGACAAATTCCAAACGTGGTATTTCTATGACGATCGAGCCCGTTTGGTGGCATGGTATGATGAGAAAGGCAACGTAACACAGTACTACTATGCCAATCCAATGACACCGGATTTAGTGTCACACGTTCACTTCCCGAAAATCGGTCGAACTTATCGCTTCCTGTACGACGAAAGAGATTTGCTGGTGGCAATCGAAACGGCCGATCAACGGTTCTATGTTGCTACCGATCAGAATGGTTCACCGTTGGCGTTCTTCGATGTCAGCGGAAATATCGTGAAAGAAGTGAGACGTACACCGTTCGGCCGGATCATAAAGGACACGAATCCCGATTTCTTCATTCCGATTGACTTCCATGGCGGTATTTTGGATCCTCACACTCAATTGATTTACACTGAGAAACGCCTGTATGACGCAACTGTTGGACAGTGGATGACGCCGTTGTGGGAACCATTGATGGCAATGAACTTCCCTACCGACGTATTCATTTATCGATTCCACAATAATGATCCAATCAACAACAAGGGTGCCATGAGATACATGACCGATCTGGATTCCTGGTTGAAACTGTTCGGCTAtgatttgaagaaaatgcaaGGCTCCAAGTACACCAAAGACCGAGTTTACGTTCCGCAAGCAACAATCATTTCGTCATTGTTAGCACCAGATTTCGGTGTAATGTCCGGACTGCAATGTATCGTTGAAAAGATTGACGAGAAATTCTCGGACTTCGGATTCGTACCGAAACCGCTGTTGAAAATGGAACCGAAAACCCGAAACTTACTGCCCCGAGTTGCATATCGTCGAGGTGTTTTCGGAGAGGGTGTGCTAATATCTCGCATCAGTGGCCGAGCACTGGTCAGTGTTGTGGACGGATCGAACAGCGT